A genomic segment from Chitinophaga flava encodes:
- a CDS encoding sensor histidine kinase, with protein sequence MIKAFIHKRYTTVILVCWLWMLPALRGHGQAAILPGLKQDLAQQRDSAGYVAVLGKIGALYASIHLDSSFYYARQMLEIATRLHDVSGMADANNMLGWYYTAKTDYNVGITYAYKALLQNEQLGDSAQMIRSLNIIYGCYKNSGHPVEANNYFYRAFHMANRLPPEKDSIAATMLVNYAWRFFNDSTRTDSVRLVLRKAAKILKKYPDSRATFYVAAFEADLLVREGRGREAEHRIYELANLAQQKGMPYVAMDMYGRLYDFQQLGYFTDSTNYQDQAYRVAAQSGSMELNLYWLGRLYDYYRSRQQPEKVVYYGNEIMRLATLDRYRINARVSRQEANYIDFFLKEKALQSLSLANRIQQQQLEKELAEKKNRTLVAVGLLIIILLLITLFTGRYLHYRRWKQQENALALSYVQLARTHAALTENDLFKNKLISMLASDFRTPLHHIIAVATQLKTGTLTQPEVISLLKQIGNASRKTLGAFNNILKWLRMQLSGFTYTPVTCKLLPLIVDAVESLQEEMNDKQLTLVNRIAPALTVMADEEILRLVNIQLFQVAVATAKAGSVLVVSAHGEDGKITVRIMADGGPATRKLLEELKDKEHNIFALGIIISRDFMHKMKGGLIVQEEAEGFLMLEYTI encoded by the coding sequence ATGATAAAAGCGTTTATACATAAACGTTATACAACTGTTATACTGGTTTGCTGGTTGTGGATGCTGCCAGCCCTCAGGGGCCATGGTCAGGCTGCCATATTACCGGGCCTGAAGCAGGACCTGGCGCAACAGCGCGATAGTGCCGGGTATGTGGCCGTATTGGGAAAAATCGGTGCACTCTATGCCAGTATACACCTGGATAGCTCCTTCTATTATGCCCGGCAGATGCTGGAAATAGCAACACGACTGCATGATGTAAGCGGCATGGCCGATGCCAACAACATGCTGGGATGGTATTATACGGCTAAAACGGATTATAATGTAGGCATCACCTATGCATACAAAGCACTGCTGCAGAATGAACAGCTCGGCGACTCTGCACAGATGATAAGATCATTGAATATTATCTACGGGTGTTATAAGAACTCCGGGCATCCGGTGGAAGCCAACAATTATTTTTACAGGGCTTTCCATATGGCCAACAGGCTACCGCCGGAAAAAGATTCTATAGCGGCCACTATGCTGGTAAATTATGCCTGGCGCTTTTTCAATGACAGCACGCGTACTGATTCTGTGAGACTGGTATTACGAAAGGCGGCGAAAATACTAAAAAAATATCCCGACAGCAGAGCTACTTTTTATGTAGCGGCTTTTGAGGCCGATCTGCTGGTCAGAGAGGGCAGAGGCAGAGAGGCAGAACACCGTATCTACGAACTCGCTAATCTGGCACAACAAAAGGGTATGCCTTACGTGGCGATGGACATGTATGGCCGTTTATATGATTTTCAGCAACTGGGCTATTTTACAGATTCTACCAACTATCAGGACCAGGCGTATCGGGTGGCCGCACAATCCGGCAGTATGGAACTTAACCTGTACTGGCTGGGCAGACTATACGACTATTACCGTAGCCGGCAACAGCCCGAAAAAGTAGTGTATTATGGCAATGAAATCATGCGGTTGGCCACCCTGGACCGTTACAGGATTAACGCTCGGGTATCCCGGCAGGAAGCCAATTACATCGATTTTTTTCTGAAAGAGAAAGCGTTACAGTCTCTCTCCCTTGCCAACAGGATACAGCAGCAGCAGCTGGAAAAGGAGCTTGCGGAGAAAAAAAACAGGACACTGGTAGCAGTAGGATTACTCATCATTATTCTGTTGCTCATCACCCTGTTTACCGGCCGGTATCTGCATTACCGGCGCTGGAAGCAGCAAGAAAACGCACTGGCCCTGAGTTATGTGCAACTGGCCAGGACCCACGCCGCCCTTACGGAAAACGATCTTTTCAAGAATAAACTGATCAGTATGCTGGCCAGCGATTTCCGGACACCGCTGCATCATATCATTGCAGTAGCCACGCAGTTAAAAACAGGTACGCTTACACAGCCGGAGGTAATAAGCCTGTTGAAACAGATCGGTAACGCATCCCGCAAAACCCTGGGCGCATTTAATAATATCCTGAAATGGCTCCGGATGCAGCTGTCGGGCTTTACTTACACGCCGGTCACCTGTAAACTGCTGCCACTGATAGTAGATGCGGTGGAATCTCTGCAGGAAGAAATGAACGACAAACAACTCACGCTGGTGAACCGTATTGCGCCTGCGCTGACGGTTATGGCAGATGAAGAAATATTGCGGCTGGTGAATATCCAGCTGTTTCAGGTAGCTGTTGCCACTGCCAAAGCAGGTAGTGTGCTGGTAGTATCAGCACATGGGGAAGACGGGAAGATAACAGTCCGTATTATGGCTGATGGTGGGCCGGCTACCAGGAAGTTATTGGAAGAACTCAAGGATAAGGAACATAATATTTTTGCTTTAGGGATTATTATCAGCCGGGATTTTATGCATAAGATGAAAGGCGGACTTATTGTACAGGAAGAAGCTGAAGGTTTTTTGATGTTGGAGTATACGATTTAG